TAGCATAATCGCTGAGACTGCTATACAGactgtcaaaaaaacaaaaacaaacccacAGTAATCAAATGGACTCATGTTCAACTACACCATATATATAGTTGAGAACACAGCCCGTTTCGCTTAGTAAAACCATGGTGAGTCATTAcgagccaaaacaaaaaacaaccaaaaaaaggaCCAGATAACTAAATATGAAAGAAGAGCTGAAGTAGGGGGTTAAAAACATCCTTGGACATAAAACAATTTTGAAAACCAAAGGATAGCACTCAGAATCCAAGGCCCAGGAAATAGTGAAtaagtaaaaatgaaatgacGACAGAACACATAACAAAATTAAGGTAATCAAAGTAGAGGTCATAATGAATTAGATtacaaagagagaggggaaattAAATTCTATAAAACAGTGTGGTAGACGTCAGCAGGCACTAGAGTCTTTAAGTGCTTTAAAAAActgcataaaaaacaaacagtgtctCTGAGTGCGTACATGTTAAGGTGTATGATGCATCAATGTGCAATGAGCGTGTTTGTGAGAGAGccaaagaaagagaaggacCTTACATCACTAGCGCTGAGACTGCCCAGCTCTCCATCCTGTTCAGAGTCTCTGCTGGATTCACTACCTCCTCTCTGTGAGGAAGGGGTTGCTGCTTGTCCGCTGGGGCGAATCCAGATCTCCACACGTGCTCCatcttcccctcttcctcttcctcttacGGCTGGACCCTTGGAGCCTCCTTCATGCTCCTGCCTCCTCCTTCGCTCAAGCTGctcaacctaaaaaaaaaaacaaagtatgtAAACAAGAAGGACCTTACGCTGCCTGAAGTCTTGGTATACACAAAATTATAAGCATGTGGACCAGTTATGCTGATATGGTAACCTTTACGTATAAATATTTCTCTTTATACTGGGTGTAATATTTGTATGAACTCAGGGACATGCTCTGTTGGTTCTGTTCTAAATAACGTTGTGAGATTATAGCTCTGTCAAACCAACAATTATTGTCCACCATGGTTCATTTCCAAGGTTTTGACTCGAGCTATTTTCTGAGTGTATCCGCCCCAAGGCTATGAACTGAGAATTAAGGAGACCTTGAAATACTTTTAgtccaagaaaaaaaattgtataaATAGTCTGGCAAAAGTTAATGACCGAAGTGTATGTCTCACCTTACGCTTTGCTTCCTCAAACAGACTCATCAGGCTTTCCTTCGCGGTCAGAATGGGGTTGGAAGCTGCCAAGCTGCGCATATAATAATACACAGCATCCAACTTCCGCTTctgtgagggagagaggtggGAAGAGAGTAAGAGGAGGGAGGTGTCCTACAGAAGGACAAAAACTAGGAAGATGCAAACAGACCATTGGTCAAAATTGTTGTCTTTTAACTTATCCCTGGAGCATGCCAGAAGAGATACAACTTAACTCCAATTATCTAATTATGTCTCATACAATTTTTCGCTAAATATCAAACTCAACTTTCCATCCCGACTTGAGCTACATATTACTTACTGTATAGAATGCCAGCAGGGCCAGCTGGTTATATGGTCGTCCATTTTTGGGTGCAATCTGTTGGGCCTTCAGGTACCAGCTAAACAAATGGAAACATGTCATCATGAGATACAATCAtggtaactgtgtgtgtgcttctacCTTTAAATTATTTGGCTTTCATCTAGTCTGTCAAATGCAACTGAGAAAACATGTTCTCTATTATAGTTTatcttgtttattctgtttaggAGGTAGAATCTCAGGAGAAAGACTGCAACAGGAATCTTCTAAATATTTAAAGACTAAATAAAAATTGTATGGGAGAAATTTAAACAGGTGTGTTGTCCTACAGCAAAATGGCTGGTCCTGACTACTCATTCTTGAACTTAAGAGTTACCACattttaattaacttttttaaTGCCAATGCAAATCCTGTATTCTTTAATATGTCTGTCATTTTTTGCACAATACCCAGAGAATGCTCAAATCACAGCCTACCTGCGAGCCTTGCCATAGTTGGCGGAGTCACTGGCTTGTTCCCGGTAACGTGCTATATCTCCTAGACAAATCATGCAGCGCTGAGCACTGATAAGTGCATACTTTACCTGAAAATAGACAGAACAAAGAAAACCATTTAGCACCAATATAAACTTTAGCTGGGGCATAATTGTTTAAACAACAATGAGTAGTAAACAACAAAGTCACTGCGTATAACATGTTTATATGACATGactttgaaacttttttttttttaagctttaggttttttttcattccactATGCATTTACATCTCATCAATATTATTTCTGATTATACCATAAATATTTGAACACACGTCAAGTGCTCATACAAGCACACAGACGCAGTATTGCTGTACCGTTTTGCGTAATGGCCGAGCCCTGATAGCCATGCCATCCATGTACTCCTCCAATTTAAACTGGTACACTGTCTGCAGCTTCTGAAGCAGCGCATCAAAGAAAAGTGCTccctgtaaaaaaacaaaacaaaaaaaacaatgatcaCAACGGACAAAGAAAGTTatagtggatttttttttgtgtgtgtagccATGTAAACAAACTTCTAAAAGTGTGATAGTAATTGATTTACTCTGGTCTGTTACCACTACAACAAATGAACACTGTCAACAGGTTTTGGACAGAAATATTTCCAAGATTCACAGGCTGTAAAGAAACAATCATACTAAATTGGGGTTTACTGCTCAGTGCTTAAACTAAAGAGACAGTAGATGTATCCAAATGTATCCTGCATATACACTCAGTGTTAGACAAAAACCTCTTTATTTTATGACACCCTGCAAGGTACAAATTTACCACACATTCCTTACCTCATCAAGCAGCGTGAGCAGCATGTTCCTGATATGAGGGGTGTTATCACAAGTGGGATCTTTGAGGAGCTGCCTGAAGCGCTCTATGACCTGGTAAAAGACGTTCTTCCACAAAGCTTGATCCACGTTCTGAGAGTCTGATAACTCGATGTCATTCAGGATGACCTGCTCATACAGCCCCAAAAGTTCAGCTCTAGAAAACAAGAGGGCATAACAGGATAGTGCATTTTCAGTATGCAAACTGGTTCAGTTCTGTtgagtttattattaattagtcCAAAGTGGCAACTCAAAGCTACAGACCAgtgtaaaatataaaacacacaccaaaaaaagcCACCAACACACATCTTTTCCCCTGAATCCTCACCTGAACTGAGCCATACGATCCAGTCCATCAGCACTCACTCTGTCTCTGGAAAGCAGGTTACTTAGCTGGAGCTCCTGTGCATCTGCAGCCCTCAGCAGCCTCCCCAACTCCCCTCTGGCTTGCTGCTCCACCTCTTCATATGTCACAACACCTCCTGCACCTGACTGAGCATAACCTGCTCCCCGCAAACTCCCACAAAACTGACCCACACCAGGGCCTGTGTACATGCCATTAGTGGGAGCCATTTGGTAGGGCCCCATATGATAAGAGTTAGGATAGCGCTGGCTGGTGGCTGCGCCGGGATTATGTGGATTGCTGGCGGGCATGGGGTAGCAGTATGGGTTGTCAGAGTTTTGGAATTTGTAGTAGGACATGGCAGCAGCCTGCTTGGATCGAAACTGCTCACCATGCGGGACCGGAGGACTGCCTGCTACTTCATCGTCTGTGTccagaaagtgaagctgtccatATCCAGTCCCTGTTTGAAGATATACAGGCTGTTGGAGAGATGAATGCTGTGAGGATTGGGTGCTGGCAAGAGCTGGTTTCTGGTCAGGATTATTAGGATCCCAGAGTCGTCTCActccccctcctctgcctcctctgctcCTAGAAGCTGCTCCTCCCCTTATTCCACCAAAAAGAAGCCTTTGCCCAACCTCAGGTGAATTAGAGATGTCTGTGCGGGCTGGAAGCACCAGAATACCCCCTCCTCTGCCACGAGGCACCAAACCTTGCTTGCGATGTTGTGCAGCCCCACTAGGGGGTGAGTTATCCAACTGTTTTTCGAGAGAAACCCTCAGGATTCCTCTACCTACACCTCTGTTTCCCTTTGGTCTGTTCCTTTCTTCCCTCCGCCTCTCTGCACTTTGCTCCTCCTCCccacctcttcttctcctccttctatCTTCTGCAATGTCACTCATCTCACTCCCTTCCCGTGATTCTGTAGATGATTCCCCATTGGCTGTCCAGCTTTGTAAGTGACTTCTTCGTCCTTCCCCACTATTAACCACCCcgtctttgttgttgtgtttaggCTGCAAGCGTGGCCACTTGGCACTCTCTTTATCTTTTCCCAGCCCAGGACCATCCAGACTTGTCACACTgctggctgagctgctgctgtaagTTCGATTCCGTGAGCGCCGAATATCTGATTTGGAGTAGCGTTTCGAGGTTGGTGTTGGGATGTTGGCATTTGATTGTTTTCTATCATCTCTTTCTACAGCCCTGTCtacatttctttgtgtcttAGCATCTTTCTCAGCATCTCTGAGtcggttgttgttgttgtctcctctgctgctttctctgcGATTTTCTCTTCCTTTGCTTTGGTGTGTCTCTCCCGTCTTTCCTGGTTTGTTATCCCGATCGGCTTCTGATGATCTCTTGTCTCTTTCCTTTTCAGCTTTCCCCCAGTCACTCTTTCCCCCACCAGGTATttcatcttctcctcttctGGAATCCTGattcctctcttttcctttctcccctcctcttctcctgcgATTTCCCctttccctcttcttctctaccttttccccctcctctttttttcctcccccatGGCCTTTCATTTCCTCAGTCGATTCCCCTCTCATGCAACTTGGCTCTTCAACAGCTTGGCCCACCTTGCCTTTCTCTTTCACACTAAGCTTTTCTACTTTGCGAGTAATTTTCTCCAATGAAGCATCAGTTGGTAACGGAGGTTTTTCCATATCTTGGCTTCTttgctttctgtttctctcactaGATTTAGacaattttacattttcctgtATACATTttacttctttctcttttccgCCCTGATCATGTAGAGATGCTTTTTTGTTCCCGTCCCCTTCCCCTGTACTCAATTGgggttctggttcagttttC
This genomic window from Sparus aurata chromosome 13, fSpaAur1.1, whole genome shotgun sequence contains:
- the smg6 gene encoding telomerase-binding protein EST1A isoform X2, which translates into the protein MANELDRVRISAAELRAEASNAIVITDCQREEQHHVQKRQGRREGKRPELQRYQRRHLDSEEGETGQSDSLATDSHEHDQPSQSDKKRVPEKVLERHECTDVGTATEIREEDRMRGDGSNTQNCRKGNQSQAKTEANEAKGLIQNDRENPEPAGAAKPTKKARKPDREFYQPGSRRSIQGKDCGAGREEDKPSPRKHDQKTEPEPQLSTGEGDGNKKASLHDQGGKEKEVKCIQENVKLSKSSERNRKQRSQDMEKPPLPTDASLEKITRKVEKLSVKEKGKVGQAVEEPSCMRGESTEEMKGHGGGKKEEGEKVEKKRERGNRRRRGGEKGKERNQDSRRGEDEIPGGGKSDWGKAEKERDKRSSEADRDNKPGKTGETHQSKGRENRRESSRGDNNNNRLRDAEKDAKTQRNVDRAVERDDRKQSNANIPTPTSKRYSKSDIRRSRNRTYSSSSASSVTSLDGPGLGKDKESAKWPRLQPKHNNKDGVVNSGEGRRSHLQSWTANGESSTESREGSEMSDIAEDRRRRRRGGEEEQSAERRREERNRPKGNRGVGRGILRVSLEKQLDNSPPSGAAQHRKQGLVPRGRGGGILVLPARTDISNSPEVGQRLLFGGIRGGAASRSRGGRGGGVRRLWDPNNPDQKPALASTQSSQHSSLQQPVYLQTGTGYGQLHFLDTDDEVAGSPPVPHGEQFRSKQAAAMSYYKFQNSDNPYCYPMPASNPHNPGAATSQRYPNSYHMGPYQMAPTNGMYTGPGVGQFCGSLRGAGYAQSGAGGVVTYEEVEQQARGELGRLLRAADAQELQLSNLLSRDRVSADGLDRMAQFRAELLGLYEQVILNDIELSDSQNVDQALWKNVFYQVIERFRQLLKDPTCDNTPHIRNMLLTLLDEGALFFDALLQKLQTVYQFKLEEYMDGMAIRARPLRKTVKYALISAQRCMICLGDIARYREQASDSANYGKARSWYLKAQQIAPKNGRPYNQLALLAFYTKRKLDAVYYYMRSLAASNPILTAKESLMSLFEEAKRKVEQLERRRRQEHEGGSKGPAVRGRGRGEDGARVEIWIRPSGQAATPSSQRGGSESSRDSEQDGELGSLSASDLNKRFILSFLHAHGKLFTKVGMESFPGVASRVLQEFKTLLQHGPSLLGSTHMLQIITINMFTIHNAHGRGEEGEVRSVLQEQSTALGLSMFALLVQRCTELLKDTAAAVPMADGEEELEGMVRVSAFPSDLRELLPSIKVWSDWMLGQPDQWNPPPCTIDCCPDVWQCLADLCNVLARVDHEEVPLYKVETDESEGDEELTVLQLKEDRLLAGFVPLLAAPQEPCYTDKHTDMAIAADCKRVTVLKYFLEALCGQEEPLLAFKGGKYISVASTPPNHSMETGSRQDSLTEKEADDVIVEAESSLSASEGEDDAEEAGDSENDIRQLKARRHALANKLAQQQKRRDKIQAVLQTSGQLELEVRPLFLVPDTNGFIDHLGGLTKLLQCGTYIIVVPLIVITELDGLAKGQDNFGGGSGGRSTGSRGNYNVSATHVRAVQEKARMAVAFLERGFEAREPCLRALTSRGNQLESISFRSEDTSGQQGNNDDVILSCCLHYCKDKAKDFMPDQRNGTVRLQREVVLLTDDRNLRVKALTRNVPVRDIPAFLSWAKVG
- the smg6 gene encoding telomerase-binding protein EST1A isoform X1, giving the protein MANELDRVRISAAELRAEASNAIVITDCQREEQHHVQKRQGRREGKRPELQRYQRRHLDSEEGETGQSDSLATDSHEHDQPSQSDKKRVPEKVLERHECTDVGTATEIREEDRMRGDGSNTQNCRKGNQSQAKTEANEAKGLIQNDRENPEPAGAAKPTKKARKPDREFYQPGSRRSIQGKDCGAGREEDKPSPRKHDQKTEPEPQLSTGEGDGNKKASLHDQGGKEKEVKCIQENVKLSKSSERNRKQRSQDMEKPPLPTDASLEKITRKVEKLSVKEKGKVGQAVEEPSCMRGESTEEMKGHGGGKKEEGEKVEKKRERGNRRRRGGEKGKERNQDSRRGEDEIPGGGKSDWGKAEKERDKRSSEADRDNKPGKTGETHQSKGRENRRESSRGDNNNNRLRDAEKDAKTQRNVDRAVERDDRKQSNANIPTPTSKRYSKSDIRRSRNRTYSSSSASSVTSLDGPGLGKDKESAKWPRLQPKHNNKDGVVNSGEGRRSHLQSWTANGESSTESREGSEMSDIAEDRRRRRRGGEEEQSAERRREERNRPKGNRGVGRGILRVSLEKQLDNSPPSGAAQHRKQGLVPRGRGGGILVLPARTDISNSPEVGQRLLFGGIRGGAASRSRGGRGGGVRRLWDPNNPDQKPALASTQSSQHSSLQQPVYLQTGTGYGQLHFLDTDDEVAGSPPVPHGEQFRSKQAAAMSYYKFQNSDNPYCYPMPASNPHNPGAATSQRYPNSYHMGPYQMAPTNGMYTGPGVGQFCGSLRGAGYAQSGAGGVVTYEEVEQQARGELGRLLRAADAQELQLSNLLSRDRVSADGLDRMAQFRAELLGLYEQVILNDIELSDSQNVDQALWKNVFYQVIERFRQLLKDPTCDNTPHIRNMLLTLLDEGALFFDALLQKLQTVYQFKLEEYMDGMAIRARPLRKTVKYALISAQRCMICLGDIARYREQASDSANYGKARSWYLKAQQIAPKNGRPYNQLALLAFYTKRKLDAVYYYMRSLAASNPILTAKESLMSLFEEAKRKVEQLERRRRQEHEGGSKGPAVRGRGRGEDGARVEIWIRPSGQAATPSSQRGGSESSRDSEQDGELGSLSASDLNKRFILSFLHAHGKLFTKVGMESFPGVASRVLQEFKTLLQHGPSLLGSTHMLQIITINMFTIHNAHGRGEEGEVRSVLQEQSTALGLSMFALLVQRCTELLKDTAAEAVPMADGEEELEGMVRVSAFPSDLRELLPSIKVWSDWMLGQPDQWNPPPCTIDCCPDVWQCLADLCNVLARVDHEEVPLYKVETDESEGDEELTVLQLKEDRLLAGFVPLLAAPQEPCYTDKHTDMAIAADCKRVTVLKYFLEALCGQEEPLLAFKGGKYISVASTPPNHSMETGSRQDSLTEKEADDVIVEAESSLSASEGEDDAEEAGDSENDIRQLKARRHALANKLAQQQKRRDKIQAVLQTSGQLELEVRPLFLVPDTNGFIDHLGGLTKLLQCGTYIIVVPLIVITELDGLAKGQDNFGGGSGGRSTGSRGNYNVSATHVRAVQEKARMAVAFLERGFEAREPCLRALTSRGNQLESISFRSEDTSGQQGNNDDVILSCCLHYCKDKAKDFMPDQRNGTVRLQREVVLLTDDRNLRVKALTRNVPVRDIPAFLSWAKVG